The Terriglobales bacterium genome includes a region encoding these proteins:
- a CDS encoding beta-propeller fold lactonase family protein translates to MLFVKKGIRFLGFFSFVWLLTSCGTLTNTPRFAMVLDNPSTTSGSASAGTVSVFSVIKSTGVLSPIGSSVQTGKNPTAITSDLHGRLLYVANTSDGSVSAYGINRTTGNISSSPNSPFATGTNPISLVIDAKTRFLFVANQGSNTISTFKINQTDASLKPVSGAPFGASGSPLSLAVAPSDKFLYAALGTSGIGVFSINSAGALTLVSQQAPPATITSASSLVLSPNGKFLYVVDGVKTVSAYTVDAATGNLTLIGSPSVTGAQPGAVVVDPLGRYVYTANQGSSDISAFTINADGSLTEISGSPFVTGTQPLGITVDPSSRFVYTANDADQSVSVFAINGTTTPGALGAEEASATGAPAQSVTITR, encoded by the coding sequence ATGCTATTTGTGAAGAAGGGCATTCGGTTTCTGGGTTTCTTTTCATTCGTTTGGCTGCTGACAAGCTGTGGCACACTTACCAACACTCCCCGCTTTGCTATGGTGCTGGACAACCCAAGTACAACAAGTGGAAGCGCCAGCGCTGGAACAGTTTCTGTTTTCTCCGTGATTAAGAGCACGGGAGTGCTGTCACCCATAGGATCGTCAGTTCAAACCGGAAAAAACCCCACTGCTATAACTTCAGACCTGCACGGCCGGCTGCTCTATGTGGCGAATACCAGCGATGGAAGTGTTTCCGCTTATGGCATTAACCGCACTACGGGAAATATTTCCAGCTCGCCGAATTCGCCCTTTGCGACCGGCACCAATCCCATCAGCCTGGTTATTGACGCGAAGACACGTTTTCTATTTGTGGCCAATCAAGGATCCAATACAATCAGCACCTTCAAAATTAACCAGACAGACGCATCGTTGAAGCCAGTTTCCGGCGCGCCCTTCGGGGCATCGGGCTCCCCACTGAGCCTGGCCGTCGCTCCATCGGACAAGTTTTTATACGCAGCCTTAGGCACTTCGGGAATTGGGGTGTTCAGCATAAATTCCGCGGGTGCATTGACGCTGGTGAGCCAGCAGGCTCCCCCGGCTACGATCACTAGCGCCAGCAGCCTCGTCCTCAGCCCGAACGGCAAATTTCTCTACGTGGTTGATGGCGTTAAAACGGTCTCCGCATACACTGTGGACGCGGCCACCGGTAATCTCACCCTAATTGGCTCACCCTCTGTCACCGGGGCCCAGCCTGGTGCTGTTGTGGTAGATCCCCTGGGACGTTATGTTTATACGGCCAACCAGGGTTCCAGTGACATCTCGGCCTTTACGATCAATGCAGATGGCTCGCTCACAGAGATCAGTGGCTCCCCTTTTGTAACCGGGACCCAGCCGCTGGGGATCACGGTTGATCCCTCCAGCCGCTTTGTTTATACCGCGAATGATGCAGACCAGAGTGTATCGGTCTTTGCTATCAACGGAACCACCACCCCGGGCGCACTTGGTGCTGAGGAGGCATCCGCGACCGGGGCCCCTGCGCAATCGGTGACCATAACGCGGTAG
- a CDS encoding MarC family protein produces MLEAAKTLLLILSALFPIVNPLGASPIFLALTREYSPGARRALARYIAVNSFFLLIGSYLIGAHILAFFGISLPVVQVGGGLIVISTGWTMLKRRDEEERSEVHRSMQPQDAVRHAFYPLTLPLTVGPGSISVAVTLGANAAHRSGVNVMAIVAALIASLVIALSIFLCYAFADRMAQLLGATAMSVILRLSSFLLVCIGVQILWNGVSALLASVPLHVQ; encoded by the coding sequence GTGTTAGAAGCCGCAAAAACCCTATTACTGATTCTGAGCGCACTCTTTCCCATCGTGAATCCCCTGGGAGCGAGCCCGATCTTTCTGGCGCTGACGCGAGAATATTCACCCGGAGCGCGAAGAGCGCTGGCCCGGTACATTGCTGTGAACAGCTTTTTTCTGCTGATTGGCTCCTACCTTATCGGAGCGCACATCCTCGCCTTTTTTGGGATTTCACTGCCGGTCGTTCAAGTGGGCGGCGGGCTGATCGTCATCTCAACCGGGTGGACGATGCTGAAGCGGCGGGACGAAGAAGAGCGCAGCGAAGTGCACCGAAGCATGCAACCCCAGGACGCGGTCCGCCATGCGTTTTATCCCTTGACCCTGCCGCTGACCGTTGGTCCAGGTTCGATTTCAGTAGCCGTCACGCTGGGCGCCAACGCAGCCCACCGCTCCGGGGTTAACGTTATGGCCATCGTGGCTGCGCTCATTGCATCGCTCGTGATCGCACTCAGCATTTTCCTGTGCTATGCATTCGCCGACCGGATGGCGCAACTCCTGGGAGCGACGGCGATGAGCGTGATCCTGCGCCTTTCTTCGTTTCTGCTGGTTTGCATCGGAGTACAGATTCTGTGGAACGGGGTCAGCGCGCTGCTGGCATCAGTGCCACTGCATGTCCAATAG
- a CDS encoding carboxypeptidase regulatory-like domain-containing protein has protein sequence MGTRLERSLLKIFFRFLLLVVFSTALSAQEATGRIIGTIYDQTGAVLSGAHVVATNTATHISRAVTSDSGGAYQIAALPIGSYRIAVDHKGFSPVTTNPIKLEINQSAKIDVNMQVGSETQTVTIEGAASTVETITPTMGSTVLEQEIGNAPLNGRNALDLVLLQPGVAPADNPGNAGAASANTRFSIDGGRNDSNTFLLDGGINNDLLDNGVVYNPNPDAIEEFKVLTSNFTAEYGRSSGGIVTVVTKSGTNAFHGTAFEYNRNDAYNANRFINKALGQPRPILKRNQYGATLGGPIKKDKLFFFVAYQGQREIQITPANGSTLTPSELAGDFSASPNQASVAAFLQANPFFQPDPTKQGVNPGDPTIIDPTKFDPVAKAYIKAGLIPTSTLPLGAISFQNPVRDDRDEITGKFDFEATSKDHFTVTLGRSQNPNLGLLAGVSGSGATAQPGSPQFVSSGNAHRQFLNLAYTRILTPTMLNEFRMTAQRRDTLQAKPPKTFGTPSSFGSNITPDNPTGPSLLTFPALSVGFSPQGPSTLIDNTFSYSDTFSWTHGAHTLKFGGSFSAFQDNQVFDFFVNGNFDFVSSLDGKVPFAAGDEFANFLVGVPDSFFQAPAAPSNIRTKATYIFGQDEWHVARNLVLTLGLRYEGSTPKLDTKGRTFSIVPGLQSTVFPNAPVGVLFPGDKGAPTGANYPRKTDFAPRFGFAWQPFHNQKTSIRGGIGMFYDVLKAEDNFQFNGQFPFASTAFIGYSDPSGTAAPFGFVTDPFGSTGSTNPFPSKPVDHNVNFANTVGTFGGGGVFFVDPHLRTPYTYQYNLSIEHQLAGKLVAEAAYVGSSSHGLTGLKDINPFDPAALSRGIKIRILNETPGNVDGSLGFLPQFMNVANANYNALQVSLRQHPTSVPILGSVYYTFGYTWAHSIDDASGFRNNNSQVPFFLPHIFRGSSDYDLRHVLTFSGGWDLPFNRGPKALVKGWSLYPNITWRTGFPLTITAGLPELNGTPGPSGEGDGNLVNANLVGPVRYLDPHHGLLFFDPKSFSSAVASGYGTAARNLLRGPGRTNMDLSLTKTTPIYGDRVNLKFSVDAFNIFNHTEFSRVGTNAAAQNLGQVTDTYAPRILQLGAHINF, from the coding sequence ATGGGTACGAGACTTGAACGTAGTTTGCTTAAGATTTTTTTTAGGTTTCTGTTGCTGGTAGTGTTTTCGACCGCGCTCTCAGCGCAGGAGGCAACCGGTCGCATCATCGGTACGATCTACGACCAGACAGGCGCAGTATTGTCCGGGGCGCATGTTGTAGCTACGAATACGGCGACACACATTTCCCGTGCTGTTACCTCAGATAGCGGCGGCGCATATCAGATCGCAGCGCTCCCCATTGGGAGCTACAGAATTGCTGTCGATCATAAGGGCTTTAGTCCCGTCACCACGAATCCGATCAAGCTTGAGATCAACCAGTCCGCCAAAATTGACGTCAACATGCAAGTCGGCAGCGAAACGCAGACGGTGACGATCGAAGGTGCTGCATCAACGGTAGAGACCATCACGCCCACCATGGGTTCGACAGTGTTAGAGCAGGAAATCGGTAATGCGCCTCTGAATGGCCGCAACGCCCTCGACCTGGTGCTATTGCAGCCTGGTGTCGCTCCCGCCGATAACCCGGGGAACGCTGGCGCCGCCAGTGCAAACACCCGGTTCAGCATAGACGGCGGACGCAACGATTCGAATACGTTTCTGCTCGACGGCGGAATCAATAATGATCTTCTGGATAACGGGGTTGTCTACAATCCCAACCCCGACGCGATCGAAGAATTTAAAGTTCTTACCAGCAACTTTACCGCTGAATACGGACGCAGCAGCGGCGGCATTGTCACAGTCGTAACCAAGTCCGGAACAAACGCATTTCACGGCACCGCCTTCGAATACAACCGCAATGACGCTTACAACGCCAATAGGTTTATCAATAAGGCCTTAGGGCAGCCAAGGCCCATTCTCAAGCGCAATCAGTACGGCGCCACCTTGGGCGGGCCAATCAAGAAAGACAAGCTCTTTTTCTTCGTTGCCTATCAGGGACAGCGCGAGATTCAGATTACTCCTGCAAATGGCAGCACATTGACTCCAAGCGAGCTTGCTGGAGACTTCTCTGCTTCTCCCAATCAGGCATCCGTGGCAGCTTTTCTGCAGGCCAATCCGTTTTTCCAGCCAGATCCCACCAAGCAGGGAGTGAACCCCGGCGATCCCACGATAATCGACCCTACCAAGTTTGATCCAGTGGCGAAGGCTTACATCAAGGCAGGCTTGATTCCAACTTCCACACTCCCGCTGGGAGCAATATCTTTTCAGAATCCAGTGCGGGACGACCGTGATGAGATCACAGGTAAGTTCGACTTTGAAGCTACGAGTAAAGACCACTTTACCGTAACCCTGGGAAGGTCGCAGAATCCGAATCTGGGTCTGCTGGCGGGCGTCTCCGGTAGCGGGGCTACTGCCCAACCCGGCAGCCCTCAGTTTGTCAGTAGTGGCAATGCGCACCGGCAATTCCTGAATCTTGCATACACGCGCATTTTGACGCCCACCATGCTGAACGAGTTTCGCATGACCGCCCAACGCCGGGATACGCTACAGGCCAAGCCCCCAAAGACCTTTGGCACGCCCAGTTCTTTTGGCAGCAACATCACGCCAGACAACCCAACCGGTCCCTCTCTTCTGACCTTTCCAGCTCTGTCGGTTGGCTTCAGTCCTCAGGGACCGTCCACTCTTATTGACAACACTTTCTCCTACTCCGATACCTTTTCCTGGACGCATGGAGCTCACACTCTGAAGTTTGGCGGCAGCTTCTCCGCTTTTCAGGATAACCAGGTATTTGATTTCTTTGTGAACGGTAACTTTGATTTCGTGTCGTCCCTCGATGGAAAGGTTCCATTTGCGGCAGGCGATGAATTCGCCAATTTCCTGGTAGGTGTGCCAGATTCCTTTTTCCAGGCGCCCGCTGCTCCTTCCAACATTCGTACCAAAGCCACTTACATATTCGGGCAGGATGAATGGCACGTGGCCCGAAACCTGGTACTTACCCTGGGGCTGCGTTACGAGGGCAGTACCCCCAAGTTGGATACCAAGGGCCGGACGTTCTCTATTGTTCCGGGCCTTCAGTCTACGGTGTTCCCCAATGCTCCTGTCGGAGTACTTTTCCCCGGAGATAAGGGAGCACCCACCGGAGCAAACTATCCCCGCAAAACCGATTTCGCTCCGCGCTTTGGTTTTGCCTGGCAACCGTTCCATAACCAGAAAACCAGCATTCGCGGGGGAATAGGTATGTTCTACGACGTGCTCAAAGCGGAAGATAACTTCCAGTTCAATGGCCAGTTTCCTTTCGCTTCGACCGCCTTCATCGGTTACTCAGATCCCAGCGGCACTGCCGCGCCGTTTGGTTTTGTAACCGATCCTTTTGGCTCAACTGGATCGACGAACCCGTTTCCCTCGAAACCCGTGGATCACAACGTGAACTTCGCGAACACGGTCGGCACCTTCGGTGGTGGTGGTGTATTCTTCGTTGATCCACATCTGCGCACACCCTACACCTATCAATACAACTTGAGCATAGAACATCAGTTGGCCGGGAAATTGGTCGCCGAAGCCGCCTATGTGGGAAGCTCGTCCCACGGATTGACCGGGCTGAAAGATATCAATCCCTTTGACCCCGCGGCTTTAAGCAGAGGCATAAAAATCCGCATTCTGAACGAAACTCCCGGCAACGTGGACGGCAGTCTCGGCTTCTTGCCGCAATTCATGAACGTCGCCAATGCCAACTACAACGCGTTGCAAGTGTCATTGCGACAGCACCCAACCTCGGTGCCCATTTTGGGCAGTGTATACTACACCTTCGGCTACACTTGGGCGCACAGCATTGACGATGCCTCAGGGTTCCGCAACAACAACAGCCAGGTTCCATTCTTCCTGCCCCATATCTTCCGTGGATCGTCTGATTACGATTTGCGCCACGTGCTGACCTTCAGCGGCGGATGGGACCTGCCCTTCAACCGCGGACCGAAGGCCTTGGTGAAAGGCTGGAGCTTATATCCAAACATCACCTGGCGTACCGGATTCCCGCTTACGATTACCGCCGGGCTGCCGGAGCTGAATGGCACTCCAGGACCTTCCGGAGAAGGCGACGGAAATCTGGTCAATGCGAATCTGGTCGGGCCGGTTCGCTATTTGGACCCGCACCATGGGTTGCTGTTCTTCGATCCCAAATCGTTCAGTAGCGCGGTTGCGAGTGGGTATGGAACTGCCGCGCGCAACCTTCTGCGCGGTCCGGGCCGCACCAACATGGACCTGTCGCTGACTAAAACTACACCTATCTATGGAGATCGCGTCAATCTGAAATTCAGTGTGGATGCCTTCAACATCTTCAACCACACGGAATTCAGCCGGGTTGGCACCAATGCCGCAGCTCAAAATCTGGGGCAAGTAACTGATACTTACGCCCCCCGCATTCTGCAGTTAGGGGCCCACATAAACTTCTAG
- a CDS encoding VTT domain-containing protein — protein MNEAYQLLLRHGYMIIFLFALGERIGFPLLLMPFMITAGALAGSGRMSLIWAVTVTVVAFLLGDLLWYELGRRRGTQALRLLCRLSLSPDSCVSGSKRVMEKHAEYSLLYCKFVPGIGRVVPPLAGTLRMQLWRFVVFSVAGSILWALSVGLVGYIPAQQMSGTQLAQAVVLWLLGLGMAAVVGNIVWKYINRQRLLHELRMARVSPAELQQMLEQGEALAIVDLRHALDFLHDPRTLPGALRIKPEEIAAHSPQIPKDRDLILYCT, from the coding sequence ATGAATGAAGCCTACCAACTTTTGCTGCGGCACGGATACATGATCATCTTTCTCTTTGCGCTGGGAGAACGCATTGGTTTCCCCCTGCTGCTGATGCCCTTCATGATTACCGCAGGAGCTCTGGCCGGCTCCGGCCGCATGAGTCTGATCTGGGCCGTGACCGTCACAGTGGTGGCGTTTCTGCTGGGAGACCTGCTCTGGTACGAGCTGGGACGGCGTCGCGGCACCCAGGCACTGCGTCTGCTCTGCCGCCTCTCACTGTCGCCCGATTCCTGTGTAAGCGGATCAAAGCGCGTTATGGAAAAGCACGCCGAGTATTCGCTGCTCTACTGCAAATTTGTTCCCGGAATAGGACGCGTCGTGCCTCCTTTGGCCGGAACCCTGCGCATGCAGCTCTGGCGTTTTGTCGTCTTCAGTGTGGCGGGTTCGATCTTGTGGGCTCTTTCGGTGGGGCTGGTGGGCTACATACCGGCACAGCAAATGTCTGGCACACAACTGGCTCAGGCGGTTGTGCTTTGGCTGCTGGGGCTGGGCATGGCAGCGGTTGTGGGCAATATTGTTTGGAAGTATATAAACCGGCAGCGCCTGCTGCATGAGCTGCGCATGGCCCGCGTCTCACCCGCCGAACTCCAGCAGATGCTCGAGCAAGGGGAAGCGCTGGCGATTGTAGACCTGCGCCATGCTCTGGATTTTTTGCACGACCCGCGCACTCTCCCGGGTGCGCTCCGCATCAAGCCCGAGGAGATCGCCGCTCATTCACCGCAAATTCCCAAAGACCGCGATCTGATTCTCTACTGCACTTGA
- a CDS encoding ferritin family protein — protein MAKKFRELSEREILALAIFLEEEDSRIYADFADGLRETYPDTGKLFDEMREEESQHRASLIETYRARFGEHIPLIRREDVKGLVQRRPVWLSRPLSINEVRKQVELMELETRRFYEKAMRQVTDAGIRKLLGDLAEVERKHYATAGTLQAAITPQVHKKEEDAQRRLFVLQIVQPGLAGLMDGSVSTLAPVFAAAFATKSSWTAFLVGLAASVGAGISMAFAEALSDDGSLTGRGRPMLRGSVTGLMTAAGGIGHTLPFLIHDFRVAMTCAVIVVAVELAAISYIRHRYMDTPFLSAAFQVVLGGVLVFLTGILIGSS, from the coding sequence ATGGCAAAAAAATTCCGCGAACTTTCTGAGCGTGAAATTCTGGCCCTGGCTATTTTCCTGGAAGAGGAGGATAGTCGCATCTACGCCGATTTCGCTGACGGTCTGCGCGAAACCTATCCTGACACCGGCAAGCTGTTCGATGAAATGCGCGAAGAGGAATCGCAGCACCGCGCCAGCCTGATTGAGACCTATCGCGCCCGCTTCGGCGAGCATATCCCTCTGATTCGGCGGGAAGACGTCAAGGGGCTCGTGCAGCGGCGCCCCGTCTGGCTCTCGCGTCCCTTGTCCATCAACGAGGTCCGAAAACAGGTTGAGCTCATGGAGCTTGAGACCCGGCGTTTTTACGAAAAGGCTATGCGGCAGGTAACCGATGCCGGCATTCGCAAGCTGTTAGGCGACCTGGCTGAGGTCGAGCGCAAACATTACGCGACGGCGGGCACTCTGCAGGCAGCGATCACACCTCAAGTGCACAAGAAAGAAGAAGATGCTCAACGCCGTCTGTTCGTTCTCCAGATCGTACAACCGGGCCTCGCGGGTTTGATGGATGGTTCGGTCTCGACCCTGGCCCCGGTCTTTGCCGCAGCGTTCGCCACCAAGAGCAGTTGGACCGCTTTTCTTGTAGGGCTGGCAGCTTCGGTGGGGGCGGGCATTTCCATGGCGTTCGCCGAGGCACTCTCCGATGACGGCTCGCTCACCGGCCGCGGCCGGCCCATGCTGCGCGGCTCCGTAACCGGACTGATGACCGCAGCCGGAGGCATCGGTCACACCCTTCCGTTCCTCATACACGACTTCCGTGTCGCCATGACCTGCGCTGTCATTGTAGTCGCCGTTGAATTGGCAGCGATCAGCTACATCCGTCACCGCTACATGGATACTCCGTTTCTCTCCGCAGCATTTCAAGTCGTGCTGGGCGGCGTGCTGGTCTTCCTGACCGGAATCCTGATCGGTAGCTCGTAG
- a CDS encoding isocitrate lyase/phosphoenolpyruvate mutase family protein translates to MTTTSAAMATQAEKGRAFRALHERDRAFIIPNPWDVGTARLLAHLGFEALATTSMGYAFSLGRRDNTLDREETLANASAIASATPLPVSADLENGFGDAPEIVAETIKLAAAAGVVGGSVEDATGRPDHPIYEVEHAIERVRAAAASARALPFPFTLTARAENYLHGRPDLKDTIKRLQAYQEAGADVLYAPGLATRDDIAAVVSSLDRPVNVLMGLQGVQLSLADLAAIGVKRVSVGSALCRTALGAFLRAAREMQEHGTFTFASEAASPKEISAIFKT, encoded by the coding sequence ATGACAACAACCAGCGCCGCAATGGCAACTCAAGCTGAAAAGGGACGGGCTTTTCGCGCCCTTCATGAGCGTGACCGCGCATTCATCATCCCCAATCCGTGGGACGTGGGCACTGCACGTCTGCTGGCACACCTGGGCTTCGAGGCGTTGGCCACGACCAGCATGGGTTACGCCTTCTCTCTCGGGCGGCGGGATAACACGCTTGACCGTGAGGAGACGCTGGCGAATGCGTCGGCGATCGCGTCAGCCACTCCCCTGCCTGTCAGCGCAGATCTTGAGAACGGCTTTGGAGACGCGCCTGAAATCGTTGCCGAGACCATCAAACTTGCGGCGGCCGCGGGAGTTGTCGGGGGCTCAGTCGAAGATGCAACCGGGCGCCCCGACCATCCGATCTATGAAGTGGAACATGCGATTGAGCGAGTTCGCGCGGCGGCAGCGTCGGCGCGTGCCCTCCCCTTTCCTTTCACCTTGACCGCACGTGCGGAAAACTACCTGCACGGTCGGCCAGATCTCAAAGACACGATCAAGCGGCTGCAGGCCTATCAGGAAGCGGGCGCCGACGTCCTGTATGCGCCGGGGTTGGCCACCAGGGACGACATCGCCGCAGTCGTCAGCTCCTTGGACCGCCCGGTGAATGTGCTAATGGGGCTGCAAGGCGTTCAACTGAGTCTGGCTGACCTCGCGGCAATTGGTGTCAAGCGCGTCAGCGTGGGCAGCGCGCTCTGCCGCACCGCGCTTGGCGCTTTTCTTCGCGCCGCACGCGAGATGCAAGAGCACGGCACCTTTACCTTCGCATCTGAAGCCGCAAGCCCGAAGGAGATAAGCGCCATTTTCAAGACATAA
- the dcp gene encoding peptidyl-dipeptidase Dcp, with product MTTLIISAAVVIGLTVSSAPASGVEFGPYNPFFAPSSLPFQAPAFDKIKDEDYQPAIEAGMAEQRKEVQTIADNPASPTFENTIVAMEKSGQLLTRVQRVFSAVTGANTNPALQKVKATEAPKLAAHRDAIYLDAKLFQRVATIYKKRNSLKLDPESLRLVEFYYDEFVHAGANLTEADKTELKKLNEELATLSNAFSTKLLAATKEGAYVTKDKGALAGLTDAQVNAAAEAAKNRKVEGFLLPLQNTTQQPDLVSLSNRASRQALFANSWERAARGDANDTRDTVARMAQLRAQKAKLLGYPNFAAWQLEDQMAKTPEAALKFMDALVPASTAKAAGEAQDIQALIDAQSGGFKLQPWDWEFYAEQVRKAKYDLDEEQVKPYFELDNVLQNGVFYAANQLYGLTFKERKDLPVYAPGVRVFEVFDANGSTLALFYCDYFKRDNKQGGAWMNSFVGQSRLLGTLPVVSNVANFPAPAPGEPALLTPDDVRTMFHEFGHALHGMFANTEYPSLSGTSVARDFVEFPSQFNEHWATYPAVFQHYAKHYKTGAPMPAELVAKIKKSATFNKGYETTELLAAAELDMKWHTLPASDAPQNPDKFETEALQQTHLSLSYTPPRYRSSYFSHIWAGGYAAAYYAYLWTEMLDDDAFQWFEEHGGLTRANGDRFRQMVLSRGNTEDLGKMYAAWRGAPPSIEPMLKYRGLEPAKAAK from the coding sequence ATGACTACTCTGATTATTTCTGCTGCCGTCGTCATTGGCTTAACCGTTTCTTCTGCGCCGGCATCCGGTGTGGAGTTCGGCCCGTACAATCCTTTCTTTGCGCCCAGTTCCCTGCCGTTTCAGGCGCCAGCGTTCGACAAGATCAAAGACGAGGATTACCAACCGGCGATTGAAGCTGGCATGGCGGAGCAACGCAAGGAAGTACAGACGATTGCGGATAATCCGGCTTCGCCGACCTTTGAGAACACCATTGTCGCGATGGAAAAAAGCGGCCAGTTGTTGACGCGGGTGCAGCGGGTTTTCTCCGCCGTCACCGGTGCGAACACCAATCCTGCACTGCAGAAGGTAAAGGCGACCGAAGCGCCGAAACTGGCGGCCCACCGGGACGCAATCTATCTTGACGCAAAACTGTTTCAGCGCGTGGCAACGATTTATAAGAAACGCAATTCGCTGAAGCTCGATCCGGAATCGTTGCGCCTAGTTGAGTTTTACTATGATGAGTTCGTCCATGCAGGGGCCAACCTCACGGAAGCCGACAAGACCGAACTGAAAAAGCTGAACGAGGAGCTGGCAACGCTTTCCAATGCCTTCAGCACGAAGCTGCTGGCGGCCACGAAAGAAGGCGCGTATGTGACCAAGGACAAAGGCGCGCTGGCGGGCCTGACCGACGCGCAAGTGAACGCTGCTGCCGAGGCGGCGAAGAATCGCAAGGTGGAAGGGTTCCTTCTTCCCTTGCAGAACACCACGCAGCAGCCTGATCTCGTCTCACTCAGCAATCGCGCCAGCCGCCAGGCGCTCTTCGCGAACTCCTGGGAGCGCGCGGCACGCGGCGATGCGAACGACACGCGTGACACCGTCGCACGCATGGCACAACTACGCGCCCAGAAGGCCAAGCTGCTGGGGTATCCAAACTTTGCGGCATGGCAGTTGGAAGACCAGATGGCAAAGACGCCGGAAGCGGCGTTGAAGTTCATGGACGCGCTGGTTCCCGCGTCCACGGCGAAAGCGGCCGGCGAAGCACAAGACATCCAAGCCTTGATTGACGCACAAAGTGGCGGGTTCAAGCTGCAGCCGTGGGACTGGGAGTTCTACGCCGAGCAGGTCCGCAAAGCCAAATACGATCTCGACGAGGAGCAGGTCAAACCCTATTTCGAGCTGGACAACGTACTTCAGAACGGCGTTTTCTACGCGGCGAACCAGCTTTATGGACTGACATTCAAGGAACGGAAAGATCTTCCCGTGTATGCCCCTGGCGTTCGCGTGTTCGAGGTATTTGACGCCAATGGCAGCACGCTGGCGCTGTTTTACTGCGACTACTTCAAGCGTGACAACAAGCAAGGTGGCGCCTGGATGAACAGCTTTGTCGGACAGTCCAGACTGCTCGGTACGCTGCCGGTCGTCAGTAACGTTGCCAATTTTCCCGCGCCTGCTCCAGGTGAGCCAGCCCTCCTTACCCCCGATGACGTCAGGACGATGTTCCACGAATTTGGTCACGCGCTGCACGGCATGTTTGCTAATACTGAATACCCCAGTCTTTCCGGCACCTCGGTAGCGCGCGACTTTGTAGAGTTTCCTTCGCAGTTCAACGAGCATTGGGCGACTTATCCGGCGGTTTTCCAGCATTACGCCAAACATTACAAGACCGGCGCACCTATGCCGGCGGAGTTGGTCGCCAAGATAAAGAAATCCGCTACCTTCAACAAGGGCTACGAGACCACCGAGTTGCTGGCAGCGGCAGAGCTGGACATGAAGTGGCACACCCTTCCGGCAAGCGATGCACCTCAGAATCCGGATAAGTTCGAAACCGAAGCGTTACAACAAACCCACTTGTCGCTCAGCTACACCCCGCCGCGTTACCGTTCCAGCTACTTCAGCCACATCTGGGCCGGTGGATACGCCGCCGCTTATTACGCCTACCTGTGGACAGAGATGCTTGATGACGATGCTTTTCAATGGTTCGAGGAACACGGCGGGCTAACCCGCGCCAATGGTGACCGGTTCCGCCAAATGGTGCTATCACGCGGCAACACGGAAGACCTTGGAAAGATGTACGCGGCATGGCGCGGAGCGCCCCCTAGCATTGAACCCATGCTGAAGTATCGTGGTCTCGAGCCGGCTAAAGCTGCCAAGTAG
- a CDS encoding cupin domain-containing protein encodes MSNALKLLVAVLLCTHCVATQTPAPDGSAKAVVLQKNEGELRTRRPREGVSSPSSDFLLKIGPKTNGSKHLLLFTEEVPPGAAIPKHKHHGEDEILLIQTGSAHVWLGDKQYDVQAGGLVFIPAETWISLKNTGKENISLVAIWNEPGFEEMLRCGSVPKGQVGELLSRDGVKDCYHHGDAELDIVQPPADKKP; translated from the coding sequence ATGTCCAATGCGCTCAAGCTGCTCGTTGCTGTTCTGCTGTGTACCCACTGCGTCGCCACGCAAACGCCCGCTCCTGACGGGAGCGCTAAAGCTGTTGTTTTGCAAAAGAACGAAGGCGAACTTCGCACTCGCCGTCCGCGCGAGGGAGTATCCTCGCCCAGTAGTGATTTCTTGCTAAAGATTGGTCCGAAGACCAATGGCTCGAAGCATCTACTGCTCTTTACCGAGGAGGTCCCTCCCGGTGCGGCTATCCCGAAGCACAAACACCATGGGGAGGATGAGATCCTTCTGATCCAGACAGGCAGCGCCCACGTGTGGCTGGGAGACAAACAGTACGACGTGCAGGCGGGCGGGTTGGTATTCATTCCCGCCGAGACTTGGATCAGCTTGAAAAACACCGGCAAGGAAAACATCAGCCTCGTCGCTATTTGGAACGAGCCGGGCTTCGAAGAAATGCTGCGCTGTGGATCAGTCCCGAAAGGGCAAGTGGGCGAGCTTCTCTCTCGCGACGGCGTCAAAGACTGTTACCACCATGGCGATGCGGAGTTGGATATAGTCCAGCCTCCTGCAGACAAGAAGCCGTAA